A region from the Gemmatimonadota bacterium genome encodes:
- a CDS encoding flippase: MEAHGTSGAFAVSAAPAPGVSPDRSERIEVLAARFGTNVLATALGYGLNTVLAAVVGVLLARYLGPGEYGLLVSTYAFQSFFVILASVGIDTVAQREVARAPQDTDRILGEAVTLRVLLSLASMVLAWSVAGAVGLRGRELLLVVWVTLAFPFGCASLFLIPYATALRTAIPRGVLGIWSLVLSGLKVAMITWRAPLEAFVALEAGAALMVLLLSGWLGRAAGLRLRPSWAPFAWRTLLRASIPVALTLALIQVYLRVDQVMLYALRGGQETGWYGAAVRIVEVANLAPVVFMSSAFPLLARLDVESPRALDRATRMSVRAVAWLGWPFAVWISVEAPRLIPLLFGAGWSEAVPMLRVLAWCAPTTFLNSVLYNRLFATREQGTASLLALAAALLNMGLNLALIPRWGGAGAAAASALSYGVVTLVALGPRGSRAIASMGLRAQLRPALLALGSGVLLWRMRPSLTLGAVLFAGVYAIALGVAGEVGREERSLIRRMTGVDSGA; the protein is encoded by the coding sequence ATGGAAGCTCACGGCACGAGCGGTGCGTTCGCGGTGAGCGCCGCGCCCGCACCCGGAGTCTCGCCCGACCGGAGCGAACGGATCGAGGTCCTCGCCGCTCGCTTCGGCACGAACGTGCTGGCCACCGCGCTCGGCTACGGTCTGAATACCGTGCTCGCCGCCGTGGTCGGCGTGCTGTTGGCCCGCTACCTCGGACCCGGAGAGTACGGTCTGTTGGTGTCCACCTACGCCTTCCAGTCGTTCTTCGTCATCCTGGCCTCTGTGGGGATCGACACCGTCGCGCAGCGAGAGGTGGCGCGTGCTCCGCAGGATACGGATCGGATCCTTGGCGAGGCGGTCACCCTGCGCGTACTCCTGTCGTTGGCGTCGATGGTCTTGGCGTGGTCCGTCGCGGGTGCGGTTGGGCTGCGCGGTCGAGAGTTGCTGCTGGTGGTTTGGGTGACGCTGGCGTTCCCGTTCGGGTGTGCGTCCCTCTTCTTGATACCGTACGCCACCGCACTCAGGACGGCGATCCCGCGTGGCGTACTGGGCATCTGGTCCCTGGTGCTGTCGGGACTGAAGGTCGCAATGATCACCTGGCGCGCGCCGCTGGAGGCGTTCGTTGCGCTGGAAGCCGGGGCGGCGCTCATGGTGCTGCTCCTCTCGGGGTGGCTGGGGCGGGCGGCGGGTCTACGACTGCGACCGAGCTGGGCCCCCTTCGCGTGGCGGACCTTGCTACGGGCTTCGATTCCTGTGGCCTTGACGCTCGCTCTGATCCAGGTCTACCTGCGCGTCGATCAGGTGATGCTGTATGCCCTGCGCGGGGGCCAGGAAACCGGGTGGTACGGGGCCGCGGTGCGGATCGTCGAGGTGGCCAATCTGGCCCCGGTCGTATTCATGTCGTCTGCGTTCCCCTTGCTCGCGCGACTGGACGTCGAATCACCGCGCGCCCTCGATCGCGCCACACGCATGAGCGTGCGCGCCGTCGCTTGGTTGGGATGGCCCTTCGCGGTGTGGATCAGCGTCGAAGCGCCTCGTCTGATCCCACTCCTGTTCGGGGCAGGCTGGTCGGAGGCGGTACCGATGCTGCGGGTGCTCGCCTGGTGTGCTCCCACCACCTTCCTGAACTCGGTTCTGTACAACCGCCTGTTCGCCACCCGCGAGCAAGGGACCGCGTCCCTTCTGGCGCTGGCCGCCGCACTTCTGAACATGGGGCTGAACCTGGCGCTCATCCCTCGCTGGGGCGGAGCGGGGGCAGCGGCGGCGAGCGCCCTTTCCTACGGAGTCGTGACCCTGGTGGCGCTGGGGCCGCGGGGTTCCAGGGCGATTGCATCCATGGGCCTGCGAGCCCAACTCCGTCCCGCGCTTCTGGCCCTGGGCAGTGGTGTGCTGTTGTGGCGGATGCGGCCCTCCCTCACGCTCGGTGCGGTGCTGTTCGCCGGAGTGTACGCCATCGCCTTGGGGGTGGCTGGGGAAGTCGGACGGGAAGAGCGCAGCCTCATCCGCCGGATGACAGGGGTGGATTCCGGAGCATGA
- a CDS encoding class I SAM-dependent methyltransferase, which yields MTDGVERYRARARGVAAQAQGSRVLDVGCGTGGFLAALGELGWEGIGIERSPDAVRAARAKGLTVQECTLDDARIEQHSFDLVTMLHVLEHLPDPASALERISGALRRGGTLWVEVPNREAWAAGVWPPAQRHVFDLPHHLHHFSASSLQRLLRETGYVGVDVTVSVPPLLLGLVDGAARARRALLSSRRAAPPTSGSGPEMRRPAQASAPGSGARTLNAIRRTLPGWKLTARAVRSR from the coding sequence ATGACGGACGGGGTGGAGCGCTACCGCGCTCGAGCGCGTGGCGTCGCGGCACAAGCCCAAGGCAGTCGGGTCCTCGACGTCGGATGCGGGACGGGCGGGTTCCTCGCGGCGCTGGGCGAGCTCGGTTGGGAAGGGATCGGCATCGAGCGCTCCCCCGATGCCGTTCGGGCCGCGCGCGCGAAGGGGCTCACGGTTCAGGAGTGCACCCTCGACGATGCCCGCATCGAGCAACACTCCTTCGATCTGGTCACGATGCTGCACGTGCTCGAGCACCTCCCCGACCCGGCGTCGGCGTTGGAGCGCATCAGCGGAGCGCTGCGGCGTGGGGGCACGCTGTGGGTGGAGGTGCCCAACCGCGAGGCGTGGGCGGCGGGCGTATGGCCGCCGGCGCAGCGCCACGTGTTCGACCTCCCCCACCATCTGCATCACTTCAGTGCGTCGTCCCTGCAGAGATTGCTGCGGGAGACGGGCTACGTGGGGGTCGACGTCACGGTTTCCGTGCCGCCCCTGCTGCTGGGACTCGTAGACGGCGCGGCCCGGGCGCGGCGCGCCCTGCTCTCCTCGCGCCGGGCCGCGCCTCCCACCTCCGGATCCGGGCCGGAGATGAGGCGGCCGGCGCAGGCGAGCGCCCCCGGCAGCGGAGCCCGGACGCTGAATGCCATCCGCAGGACCCTGCCCGGATGGAAGCTCACGGCACGAGCGGTGCGTTCGCGGTGA